Proteins encoded together in one Bacteroides ovatus window:
- a CDS encoding DUF5045 domain-containing protein, with amino-acid sequence MQVRQIIIGIMLIGLPLAGYAQRPSRDNEKAKQWQSMENGPWDFAPDWYYYFLHNKYSGAEMYWKWAGFKSGFRVRFKEPKSSVKRIMPVRVTSEETQRQKVKKVEEERTHIEELYKEELLREADRNVDLTYASYKDEFNRMQGCITDGLLYCMKKSDGKLKHQVDELSRQNEILCADIAYIHKTGVGYGLENAKRQQAYEEAKAKMEELVDRTARLCAVAATHY; translated from the coding sequence ATGCAAGTTAGACAAATCATTATCGGAATAATGCTTATAGGACTTCCTCTTGCAGGCTATGCCCAAAGGCCGTCCCGTGACAACGAGAAGGCGAAACAATGGCAGTCAATGGAGAACGGCCCTTGGGACTTTGCACCTGACTGGTACTATTACTTCCTCCATAATAAATATTCCGGTGCGGAAATGTACTGGAAGTGGGCCGGTTTCAAGTCGGGCTTCCGGGTACGTTTCAAAGAACCGAAGTCCAGTGTAAAGCGCATCATGCCGGTACGTGTGACCTCGGAAGAGACCCAACGCCAGAAAGTGAAAAAGGTGGAAGAGGAACGGACGCACATAGAGGAACTTTACAAGGAAGAGTTGCTGAGGGAGGCGGACCGCAACGTGGATCTGACCTACGCCTCTTACAAGGACGAGTTCAACCGTATGCAGGGCTGCATCACGGACGGACTGCTCTATTGCATGAAGAAAAGCGACGGCAAACTCAAACATCAGGTGGACGAGCTGAGCCGTCAGAACGAGATCCTTTGTGCGGACATCGCCTATATCCACAAGACGGGAGTCGGCTACGGGCTGGAGAACGCCAAGCGGCAGCAGGCATACGAGGAAGCCAAGGCGAAGATGGAGGAACTGGTGGACCGTACCGCCCGTCTGTGCGCGGTGGCAGCTACGCATTATTAG